CGGCGGCGGGACCGGTTCGGAGGGGCCGATGGGGCTCCATTGCATATCATTCACGACAGCAACCTCGGGATGCGGATCTGATGCGCTCAAACTATAGATCAGAGGTTAGTCGATCCCCAAGATGGGCGGGTTCGATTTGGCTCGGTTTGGCGCGATTTCTGACAGGATTTCATGACGAACGGCGTGCGGCAGGTCACGTTCGTGATGACACCTCGGTTGCGGCAAAACTGCCGCTTGCTCCGAAGCACGTAACGCGTTGTAATTGTGGTCTAAATACCGCGGCGCAGAATTCACAAAAATCGGGCGGTCACGTCAGGGAGAACGGTCATGCATGGGACCATGGAAAGCGCGGCAAGTCTCGACGCATTGCGCGAGCGCGCGTCATCGCTTCCGCTGGCGCAGTTCGATCCCGGCGACCCCGAGCTGTTCAGGACCGATACGTTCTGGCCGTATTTCGACCGACTGCGCCGCGAAGATCCCGTGCACTATTGCAAGGATTCGATGTTCGGGCCGTACTGGTCGGTGACGCGCTACAACGACATCATGGAGATCGAGACCAATCATTCGGTGTTCTCCTCGGCGTCCGCGCTCGGCGGCATCACCATCCGCGACATCGATCCCGATCTGCGCCGCGAGAGCTTCATCTCGATGGACCCGCCGCGGCATGCAGCTCAGCGCAAGACCGTGGCGCCGATGTTCACGCCGACGCATCTGGACAATCTCGCGCTCAACATCCGCAAGCGCTCGGCCGAGTGCCTGGACAATCTGCCGGTGGGCGAGGTGTTCGACTGGGTCGACCAGGTCTCGATCGAGCTGACCACCCAGATGCTCGCGGTGCTGTTCGACTTCCCCTGGGAGGACCGCCGCAAGCTGACGCGCTGGTCCGACATCGCAACCACCATCCCCGGCCCCGATGGGCTCGTCGCCACCGACGAGGAGCGCATGGCCGAGCTTGGCGAATGCGCGGCCTATTTCTCCCGTCTCTGGAAGGAACGCGCCGAGCAGCCGCCGAAGAGCGACCTGCTCTCGATGATGGTTCACAGCGCCGCGACGCGCGACATGGATGCCAAGAACTTCCTCGGCAATCTCATTCTCTTGATCGTCGGCGGCAACGACACCACCCGCAACACCATGTCGGGCTCGCTTCTCGCGCTGAGCCAATATCCGGAGCAAT
This genomic interval from Bradyrhizobium guangzhouense contains the following:
- a CDS encoding cytochrome P450, giving the protein MHGTMESAASLDALRERASSLPLAQFDPGDPELFRTDTFWPYFDRLRREDPVHYCKDSMFGPYWSVTRYNDIMEIETNHSVFSSASALGGITIRDIDPDLRRESFISMDPPRHAAQRKTVAPMFTPTHLDNLALNIRKRSAECLDNLPVGEVFDWVDQVSIELTTQMLAVLFDFPWEDRRKLTRWSDIATTIPGPDGLVATDEERMAELGECAAYFSRLWKERAEQPPKSDLLSMMVHSAATRDMDAKNFLGNLILLIVGGNDTTRNTMSGSLLALSQYPEQYRKLRENPDLLDSFVPEVIRWQTPLAHMRRTALTDFEFRGKQIKKGDKVVMWYVSGNRDEEVIEKPYDFIIDRARPRTHLSFGFGVHRCVGLRLAELQLKIIWEEILKRFDHIDVVGEPKRVYSSFVKGLETLPVKIAA